DNA sequence from the Mycobacteriales bacterium genome:
TGCGGGCCGCAGCCAGACCTGGACCCGGGTCGCCGCCGCGCTCACCGCCCTGCTCGTCGCGGGCGCGCCCGGTGCGGCCTACGCGAGCACGGCGCCTGACCGCGCGGCCGGCACAACCGCTGTCAACGACGCCACGGACGCTGTCAGCAGCTGGATCGTCCGGGCCGTCCCCGGTCAGCTCGCCGCGGTCGACGCGGAGGTGCGCCGGCTCGGTGGCGTCGTGACCGGCCAGGTCCGCCTGGTCGAGGCCGACGTCGCGTTGCTGCCCGCCTCGGCCGTGGCCGCGCTGCGCCAGGACCGCCGCGTCGCGAGCGTCACCCCCGACGACGTCGTCGCCCTCCTCGGCGACGACAGCGACGACGACACCGAGAAGTCCGAGAAGTCCGAGGTCGACACGGCGACCTCGCTCGCAGAGCTGCGCGCGCAGGTCGGCGCCCCCGGCCGCCGCGCGGGCGCGGGCATCGGGGTCGCCCTGATCGACAGCGGCGTCGCCCGGGTCAAGGGCCTGGACCGCTCGCGGATCGTGCAGGGCCCCGACCTGTCCTTCGAGTCGCAGTCCGATGAGCTCCGCCACCGCGACACCTTCGGCCACGGGACCCACCTGGCCGGCATCGCCGTCGGCCGCGAGGGGATCGCGCCCGGTGCCCGGCTGGTGAGCCTCAAGGTCGCCAACGCCCACGGTGCAGCCGACGTCTCGCAGGTGCTCGCCGCGGTCGACTGGGTCGTCGAGCACCGTGACGACCCGACGTACGGCGCCCGGGTCCTCAACCTGTCTTTTGGCACCGACGCGACCCAGTCCTACCTCGCCGACCCGCTGGCCTTCGCGGTCGAGCAGGCCTGGCGCAAGGGCGTCGTCGTCGTCACCTCGGCCGGCAACCGGGGCGCCGGTGACGGCCGCATGACCAACCCCGCGACCGACCCGTTCGTCATCGCGGTCGGGGCGGCGGACACCCGCGGGACCGTCGACCGCGCGGACGACGTGCTCGCCGGCTTCTCCTCGACGGGCTCCACGACGCGCGCTCCCGACCTGCTCGCCCCGGGCAGCCGGATCGCCAGCCTGCGCGCTCCCGGTTCGACGATCGACCGGGCCCGACCTGAGGCGCGCGACGGCAAGGCCTTCCGTGGCAGCGGCACCTCGCAGGCCGCCGCGGTGGTCTCCGGTGCCGCCGCCGCGCTGCTCGCCGAGCGCCCCGAGCTCAC
Encoded proteins:
- a CDS encoding S8 family serine peptidase, with the translated sequence MSQTWTRTAQPAGRSQTWTRVAAALTALLVAGAPGAAYASTAPDRAAGTTAVNDATDAVSSWIVRAVPGQLAAVDAEVRRLGGVVTGQVRLVEADVALLPASAVAALRQDRRVASVTPDDVVALLGDDSDDDTEKSEKSEVDTATSLAELRAQVGAPGRRAGAGIGVALIDSGVARVKGLDRSRIVQGPDLSFESQSDELRHRDTFGHGTHLAGIAVGREGIAPGARLVSLKVANAHGAADVSQVLAAVDWVVEHRDDPTYGARVLNLSFGTDATQSYLADPLAFAVEQAWRKGVVVVTSAGNRGAGDGRMTNPATDPFVIAVGAADTRGTVDRADDVLAGFSSTGSTTRAPDLLAPGSRIASLRAPGSTIDRARPEARDGKAFRGSGTSQAAAVVSGAAAALLAERPELTPDQVKALLVGTATPMPGGAMLDLAAALRAPTPSSALARQAFAPSRGDGSLDAARGTMRLVAPDGSVLRGEQDVIGAPFDAAAHAAASADGTAWVDGTWNGAVWTGAAAGDTDWASSTWASSTWGSSTWGSSTWASSTWASSTWASSTWASSTWASSTWASSNWASSTWASSTWASSNWA